The Apium graveolens cultivar Ventura unplaced genomic scaffold, ASM990537v1 ctg102, whole genome shotgun sequence genome contains a region encoding:
- the LOC141699674 gene encoding calmodulin-binding protein 60 A-like, with translation MVMSKKRQREDDGRPKAEEDFTSDGSKQRLQNVVLEVMKLRALQQFMGPVLEPLIRRVVKEEFELALQKYTTNMESNSSEEIQPAGARSLKLQFLDTISQPVFTESRIEAKGGNNMRVAIVDALSGQVVRDGPTSSAKVEVVVLEGDFHGNVGDDWTHEEFMSNLVRERQGKKALLGGDAVVYLEEGIGVLGVISFTDNSSWTRSRKFRLGARVLENCDGIRVREAKTDSFTVRDHRGELYKKHYPPSLFDEVWRLEKIGKEGAFHKRLCREGINTVKDFLILLNQDPTRLRHILGPGMSTKVWEATLEHAKTCVVDERVYGYFPRAHEKNGVVFNVVGQVTGLLRDGQYVLVNKLSELEKADARSLVILAFNKWEEVVALDESSLLSNDYHPLNSSMAGSSSGINILSSSNFVSFEPQLDASTSDIVTSFYSMRSDNNMDNFGFQDSESIEVNFDHSLSVPDLVANSFTCDSGSITQSLCADNHHQPFDTLGSFQNPSLPVHGADADLYSLVSEFMHSHSGATEGITKAQRRWRMLFSVLRWFSVRRIVARKSMQQRQAFRSSIADRNVQF, from the exons ATGGTAATGTCAAAGAAACGGCAGAGAGAAGATGATGGTAGACCTAAAGCAGAGGAGGATTTTACCTCTGATGGCAGTAAGCAGCGTCTTCAAAA TGTGGTGCTGGAGGTGATGAAGTTGCGAGCTCTTCAGCAATTTATGGGGCCAGTTCTGGAGCCTTTGATTCGCAGAGTT GTTAAAGAAGAATTTGAGTTGGCCTTGCAAAAGTACACGACTAACATGGAGAG TAACTCAAGTGAAGAGATACAACCTGCTGGTGCAAGAAGCCTAAAATTACAGTTTTTGGACACTATCTCCCAGCCTGTGTTTACCGAATCTCGTATCGAAGCCAAAGGAGGTAATAACATGAGAGTAGCTATCGTTGATGCTCTAAGTGGACAAGTTGTACGCGATGGGCCTACTTCTTCTGCAAAGGTTGAAGTTGTAGTTCTTGAGGGTGACTTTCATGGTAATGTGGGAGATGATTGGACACACGAGGAGTTTATGAGTAACCTTGTTAGGGAGAGGCAGGGGAAAAAGGCCCTTCTCGGTGGGGATGCAGTAGTATATCTTGAGGAGGGGATTGGTGTGCTTGGTGTTATCTCTTTTACTGATAATTCTAGCTGGACAAGAAGTCGTAAGTTTAGGCTTGGGGCTAGAGTTTTGGAAAATTGTGATGGAATTAGAGTGAGAGAAGCAAAGACAGATTCATTCACTGTTAGGGATCACCGTGGAGAAT TGTACAAGAAGCACTATCCCCCATCTTTGTTTGATGAAGTCTGGAGACTGGAAAAAATTGGCAAAGAAGGAGCTTTCCACAAGCGCTTGTGCAGGGAAGGAATCAACACAGTGAAAGACTTCTTAATCTTACTAAATCAAGACCCCACACGCCTTCGGCAT ATCCTTGGACCAGGTATGTCTACGAAAGTATGGGAAGCTACTCTTGAACATGCCAAGACATGTGTAGTTGATGAGAGAGTGTACGGGTATTTTCCAAGAGCACATGAAAAGAACGGTGTTGTTTTTAATGTTGTTGGACAAGTTACAGGGTTGTTGCGAGATGGCCAGTACGTTCTTGTCAATAAGCTGTCTGAACTTGAAAAG GCTGATGCCCGCAGCTTGGTGATATTGGCTTTCAATAAATGGGAAGAAGTAGTAGCTCTTGATGAATCTTCTCTCTTGTCCAATGATTATCATCCCTTAAACTCATCAATGGCTGGGAGCTCTAGTGGCATAAATATCTTGAGCTCCAGTAATTTTGTCAGCTTTGAACCTCAACTTGATGCCTCGACTTCAGATATAGTGACATCTTTCTATTCCATGAGGTCTGATAATAACATGGACAACTTTGGCTTCCAAGATTCCGAATCCATAGAAGTCAATTTTGACCACAGTTTAAGTGTTCCGGACCTTGTTGCAAACTCATTTACCTGTGATTCTGGCTCCATCACTCAATCCTTATGCGCAGATAATCATCATCAACCATTCGATACTCTTGGTTCCTTTCAAAATCCCAGTCTACCTGTACATGGCGCAGATGCTGATCTATACAGTTTGGTCAGCGAATTTATGCACAGTCATTCTGGGGCAACTGAGGGTATCACCAAAGCTCAGAGGAGATGGAGAATGCTGTTCAGCGTTCTCAGATGGTTTTCAGTACGAAGAATCGTGGCAAGGAAATCAATGCAACAGAGACAGGCTTTTCGAAGTAGTATTGCAGATAGGAATGTCCAGTTTTAG
- the LOC141699675 gene encoding putative DNA glycosylase At3g47830, with the protein MQKRGSKRKQSEIAVRPSAPIKPHNPYPDHPRPSPEECRAVRDDLLTLHGFPQEFVKYQRNKTPAKPEALTGENSGEEKESVLDGLVSTILSQNTTDINSRKAFASLKSLYPTWQNVVDAEMKHIEDAIRCGGLAPTKAACIKNLLNCLHEKKGKLCLEYLRDLSVDEIKKELSQFKGIGPKTVACVLMFNLQRDDFPVDTHVLQIAKAIGWVPSVADTKKTYLHLNQRIPDELKFDLNCLLFTHGKICKKCTSKRSNQEKNESDSCPLLNYI; encoded by the exons ATGCAGAAACGAGGGAGCAAAAGAAAACAGAGCGAGATCGCCGTCCGGCCATCGGCGCCGATCAAACCCCATAACCCATACCCGGATCACCCACGACCCAGTCCAGAAGAATGCCGGGCCGTGAGAGACGACCTCTTAACTCTCCATGGCTTCCCTCAAGAATTCGTTAAATACCAACGTAATAAAACTCCGGCGAAACCAGAAGCACTCACCGGTGAAAACTCCGGCGAAGAAAAAGAAAGCGTGTTAGATGGGTTAGTGAGCACAATACTCTCGCAGAACACAACTGATATTAACTCTAGAAAGGCCTTTGCTTCTCTCAAATCTTTGTATCCCACTTGGCAAAAT GTTGTTGATGCTGAGATGAAGCATATAGAAGATGCTATAAGATGCGGTGGATTAGCTCCTACAAAAGCAGCATGCATCAAGAATCTTTTGAATTGTTTGCATGAGAAAAAAGGAAAATTATGCTTGGAGTATCTGAGAGACTTGTCAGTTGATGAAATTAAGAAGGAGCTCTCTCAATTTAAAGGAATTGGCCCGAAAACG GTGGCATGTGTTTTGATGTTTAACCTTCAGCGAGATGATTTCCCAGTTGACACACAT GTTCTACAGATTGCAAAGGCTATTGGTTGGGTACCATCTGTAGCTGATACAAAAAAGACATATCTTCATCTAAATCAGCGGATTCCAGATGAACTAAAATTTGATCTGAACTGTCTCTTGTTCACCCATGGTAAGATCTGTAAAAAATGCACCAGTAAACGGAGTAATCAGGAGAAGAATGAATCAGACTCATGCCCTTTATTGAATTATATATAA
- the LOC141699678 gene encoding U-box domain-containing protein 39-like, with product MGGNSKHRWKSFLPKLPSSPSSSPKTRPKDPPKEFICPISGSLMFDPVVISSGQTYERTSAQVCRDLSFSPSLPDGSFPDFKALIPNLALKSTIITWCHTVGIEPPAAPDYYSLQNKVRTLIDSSSNHHASTPASVPHAPSFTNLTNRNVSSSYSCSSDESVIANVTVTSSSSINSVEVLYDETVEVSNANSSSEEEEASLILRKLRSFDVMDHKNALIKLREITRINEEARVSMCTQPLLLAVRLALFSKFDGVQTNAAAAIVNLSLEKVNKVKIVRSGIVPPLIDVLKGGFYEAQEHAAGALFSLAVEDDNRTAIGVLGALEPLLHALRSESERTRNDSALALYNLSLIQSNRVKMIKLGAVTILLSLLENDDVADRILLVLCNMARCVEGKSIMLHHNAVTSLVMMLRRVDSESTRENCLAALYSLSQGNMRFRGLALQCGAGEVLSEVLNKKVSQLGREKVRVMLSVLRGREAEQEVDWERVMEIGPSWGGSL from the coding sequence atgGGCGGAAACTCAAAACACAGATGGAAATCATTTCTTCCCAAACTACCCTCGTCTCCTTCCTCATCCCCCAAAACCCGACCCAAAGACCCGCCAAAAGAGTTCATTTGCCCCATTTCCGGGTCACTAATGTTTGACCCGGTTGTCATCTCTTCGGGTCAGACTTATGAACGCACCTCCGCTCAAGTCTGCCGTGACCTCTccttctctccctctctccccgACGGCTCTTTTCCCGATTTCAAAGCTTTAATTCCCAATTTAGCCCTCAAATCCACCATTATTACATGGTGCCACACCGTAGGTATTGAACCCCCTGCCGCACCTGATTATTACTCGCTACAAAACAAAGTCCGTACACTCATAGACTCCTCTTCAAATCACCACGCGAGCACTCCGGCGAGTGTGCCTCACGCGCCGAGTTTTACGAATTTAACGAATCGGAATGTGAGCAGTTCTTATTCGTGTAGCTCGGACGAGTCTGTGATTGCGAACGTCACGGTGACGTCATCGTCGTCGATTAATTCGGTTGAGGTTTTGTATGATGAGACGGTTGAGGTTTCGAACGCGAATTCTTCATCGGAAGAAGAAGAGGCGAGTTTGATTTTGCGCAAGTTGAGAAGCTTTGATGTGATGGATCATAAAAATGCGTTGATTAAGCTGAGAGAGATCACGAGGATCAACGAGGAAGCTAGGGTTTCCATGTGCACGCAACCGCTGCTTTTAGCGGTGCGATTGGCGCTGTTCTCGAAGTTCGACGGCGTTCAAACGAACGCCGCCGCGGCGATAGTTAATTTATCGTTAGAGAAAGTTAATAAAGTGAAGATCGTACGGTCGGGGATTGTGCCGCCGTTGATCGACGTTTTGAAAGGTGGTTTTTACGAAGCGCAGGAACACGCAGCCGGCGCTTTGTTCAGTTTAGCGGTGGAAGATGACAATCGGACGGCGATTGGAGTTCTCGGCGCGTTGGAGCCGTTGTTACACGCGCTGAGGTCGGAGAGTGAGCGAACTCGGAATGACTCGGCGTTGGCGCTGTACAACCTCTCGTTGATACAGAGTAACCGAGTTAAGATGATTAAACTCGGAGCAGTTACAATTCTGTTAAGTTTGTTAGAGAATGATGACGTGGCGGACCGAATTTTACTCGTGCTGTGTAATATGGCCAGGTGTGTGGAGGGGAAGTCAATTATGTTGCATCACAATGCGGTGACGAGTTTAGTGATGATGTtgaggagagttgactctgagtCGACTCGGGAGAATTGTTTGGCGGCATTGTACTCACTGAGTCAGGGGAATATGAGGTTTAGGGGTTTAGCTTTACAGTGTGGGGCTGGGGAGGTTTTGAGTGAGGTTTTGAATAAGAAAGTGAGCCAACTCGGGAGAGAGAAGGTGAGGGTGATGTTGAGTGTTTTGAGAGGGAGGGAAGCTGAGCAGGAGGTCGATTGGGAACGAGTTATGGAAATTGGACCGAGTTGGGGGGGAAGTTTATGA